The genome window GGGAAAATGTTACAAAAACCAAAACAAAGATAGACTGTTTGCTTCATTCGCCAAAATTAGAAGCGTTTGAAACCATACGAGACAAACGCATTGCCCATCTTGAACTTAAAAAATCTGGTGATGATTATGAGCTTTTAGATATCTCAACTCTAGGATTAAAATGGGGTGATATCAAAAGTATGCTAGCTGAAATGCAAAGTATTATCATCAATCTAAATCAAATTATGACGGGTGCAACGATTATCACGAGAGATAAAATTAATCAAACAATGCGAGATGAGTTTTGGGAACAAAACAAATGAAAACTGTCAACAGTATTGTCATAATTATCTCAGCAAAAAGCGTAGATAATTATTGGGTATTTTAGTATTCCAAACTGAAATACTTTTAAGCGATTTTTTGCCAATGTGTTACGCTATATGTAAAGAATACAGGGGCGTAAAAATGCGCAATATTAAACTTTTTGAAGACAAAAAAATCTGCAGTCATTATGATGAGAAAAATGAAAAGTGGTTTTTTTAGTTGTGGATGTGGTTGGTGTCTTAAGTGAGAGTGAAAATCCTTGAAAATATTGAAGTGTTTTAAAAACAAGGCTTAAAAATGAAGGTAGTAAGTTGGCTACAAATTGTAGTCAACTGAAATTAAAAGTAACAGATGAAAAATATTATCTCACAGATGTTGCGGATGTGGAGCAACGTTTGCGCCTGATTCGATCCATCCCTCCGCCCAAACCGCCATTTTTTCCCTACCAACAGCGCGCGCCTTGCGTTACACTTTCCCAAAAAGAGGTTTCATGGTACACAAGGCACTTAACATGTACGACGTGGTCGTGGTGGGCGGGGGGATTGGTGGCACGTGCGCGGCGGCGATGCTCTCCGCTAAAGGCAAAAAGGTTTTGTTGTTGGAAAAGGAGCCTTACCTCGGGGGGTGCAGTAGCACCTTTTCACACCAAGGTTTTCGTTACAACACGGGTGCGACGACCTTTGCGGGGTTTGAAGAGGGAATGCCCGTGCATAGATTTTTTGAAAGCTTACATGTAACGCTGCCGCTTCTTCCTCTTTCGTCTGCTTATGTGCAAATCCAAAAAGGCAAAGCCCTGCCCCGTTTTGAGGATTTGGAGGCTTTTTTAGAAGCCCTAGAGCGCGTGCATCCTCATCCGCAAAATCGCGCGTTTTGGGAAGAAATCTGGCGCATTAATCGCGCTTTTTATGCCCACCAAGATTACGTGTTTTCCAAGCGTTCATGGGGAGATTTTGCGCGCTCTTTGGTGAGCTTTTTACCCATCGCGCGAGCTTTTTTTCCACTACTGTTGCGCCGAGGTGATGGGTACATTCGGGCGAAACTTCCTGGCATTTCGTCTGCTTATAAAGCCACCCTTGATGCATCCTTGCGCATCGTTACCCAAACCACCACCCATGAAGCCAGCGCCCTTTCGACTGCCCTAGCCCTTGGGTACCCTTTTTTACACAATGCTTACGTGCAAGGAGGCATGGGTGCGTTGTTTGATGCGTTGGAACCTTGCATTACACACGTGCGCAAGAAAACCCCCGTATCGCGCATATTTGCTCGTTCTTATGGCTTTGAAATTCACGCGCGCCACGAGGTATTTCACGCGCGCACTCTCGTGCTCAACACCCCCGTGTTTGAAAGCGCTAGGTTTTTTGAATCAGGGGCTATACACGCTTACTTTTCACGCTTCAAGTCTCTAGACAACGACCAAAGCGCCTTCATGGTTTATGCTACCTTTCGCACTGATGCGCCCTTAGAGCACCATTATCAGATTCTTTTAGATAGGCCTCTTCCTCAAACCACTTCTGACGCGCTTTTTGCCTCTTTTTCTGATGCAAATGACCACGATTTAGCGCCTCAAAGGCATCGTTCCATGACCCTTTCGGTGCACACTAAAAGCAGTTGGTGGAGAGGATTGCCACCTGCACTTTATAAAGCGCAAAAATCCGCCCTTGTTTCACAGATTCTTGACCAAGTCTGTGCTACACTAGGGCTTGAAAAATCCTGCGTCGTACACCATTTTGGCGCCACGCCAAAAACCTTTGCCCGCTACCTTGGGCGCGCGCAACTTGGAGGAATCCCCATGTCCTACACTCGCCCATTTTTTACTAATCCTGCCAACGACACCCCCTTTCGCGGGCTTTACATGGTAGGCGACACTACCTTTGCCGCCCAAGGATGGCCTGGCGTCATCGCAGGAGTCAATAACCTCCAAAAGCTCCTTGATGCTTGAACTGAATATCCGCTTCAAAGACTGGCTTGGAGTGCTAGGACTTGGGATCTTTTTTTCAGGACTTTTGGCAGGGTTTTTGTACCTTTTGCTTGAACTCCCTCTTGTGCATGGTCTTGGGTTCGGGGCGCTACTTGGCGGGTGGATTGGCCTTGCTTCGTGGGGGCTTTTTAGTGTAACAAACCGCCTCATCATGCCCAAAATTTCCCCCACTTGGTGGGTGCCCACAAGTGCGTTCATCGCGTTTTTGGCCGGATTTTTGGGTACCTTTCTTGCGTTGCGATTTCCTTTTGGGCTGGTACTGCCTGCCAATGTGCCCCACCTAGAGAGTGCTTTTATCTTAGGCATACTAACGTACCTCTTGGGTGCTTTACTGTACCATCTCGTGCGCTTGCGCAACATCAACACGCACCTAGACACCCTCTTGCTCCAAAGCCGCCTCAAATCCTTAGAAACCCAACTCAATCCCCATTTTTTGTTCAACGCCCTTAACTCTTTGGCCGAACTTTACCACGTCAACCCCGAAAAAGCCGAAGCCATGGTCTTAAAACTCTCCACCTTTTTGCGCAACACCATGCAAGAAAGCGCCCTGTTGAGTCTCTCTCAGGAGTTGGAAAACACGCGGGCGTATGTGGAAATCGAAGCGGTGCGCTTTGAGGGGAAAATCACCCTAGCCGAGGACATTGCACAAGCGTTTGGTGCGCACCTTGTGCCCAAATTTTCCATTCAACTTTTAGTGGAAAAC of Sulfurospirillum tamanense contains these proteins:
- a CDS encoding phytoene desaturase family protein — encoded protein: MVHKALNMYDVVVVGGGIGGTCAAAMLSAKGKKVLLLEKEPYLGGCSSTFSHQGFRYNTGATTFAGFEEGMPVHRFFESLHVTLPLLPLSSAYVQIQKGKALPRFEDLEAFLEALERVHPHPQNRAFWEEIWRINRAFYAHQDYVFSKRSWGDFARSLVSFLPIARAFFPLLLRRGDGYIRAKLPGISSAYKATLDASLRIVTQTTTHEASALSTALALGYPFLHNAYVQGGMGALFDALEPCITHVRKKTPVSRIFARSYGFEIHARHEVFHARTLVLNTPVFESARFFESGAIHAYFSRFKSLDNDQSAFMVYATFRTDAPLEHHYQILLDRPLPQTTSDALFASFSDANDHDLAPQRHRSMTLSVHTKSSWWRGLPPALYKAQKSALVSQILDQVCATLGLEKSCVVHHFGATPKTFARYLGRAQLGGIPMSYTRPFFTNPANDTPFRGLYMVGDTTFAAQGWPGVIAGVNNLQKLLDA
- a CDS encoding sensor histidine kinase; translated protein: MLELNIRFKDWLGVLGLGIFFSGLLAGFLYLLLELPLVHGLGFGALLGGWIGLASWGLFSVTNRLIMPKISPTWWVPTSAFIAFLAGFLGTFLALRFPFGLVLPANVPHLESAFILGILTYLLGALLYHLVRLRNINTHLDTLLLQSRLKSLETQLNPHFLFNALNSLAELYHVNPEKAEAMVLKLSTFLRNTMQESALLSLSQELENTRAYVEIEAVRFEGKITLAEDIAQAFGAHLVPKFSIQLLVENAIKHGFKGTPFEIRITASRHQKALHVKVENTGPIPQNPSYGIGLSNLSERLEFLCHGHLIHSSSQMASFTLILGEPHAHFNRR